Proteins encoded within one genomic window of Komagataella phaffii GS115 chromosome 3, complete sequence:
- a CDS encoding Protein required for proper cell fusion and cell morphology has protein sequence MAPFFRKHKKSGSTSNSQKETPENSNHAFNQDVQTPQRRVTGESESSLKTDLSSPATPINPFLKKNQNQNQNQNHQRPPQAPSYQHGISTPPTQYSNFASPNSYPSVATPSVNTPPTSAQHGNLPRSAGNYNNGSYSDLSPRYSQGQQIHNPQIQQHQQHQPMPQDAPQKIGNYRYPPPVSPSTSSPSNAASRGLHHPSGKPLPTVSYNTMIAKTLEPPTPTPWTKKFLYNSPFPRFMHTASSFLTENGSFFVMGGLRDANVYGDIWILQPTNAKSSSNEDSGPSNYCYLAKPIENFEGIPAPRVGHSSVLIGNAYIVFGGDTLQTNEIGELDNNLYFFHVGAYKWTIPNPTGEKPTGRYGHTISIITLSSDPENIQETTPYLYLFGGMLDNDIHNDMWSFDLSNFRRTQWSKVIPSKESPVPPRLTNHTMSIFDEKIYIYGGFDGVKLSNKLWSFDPTEKIWENIQLKGYQPPALREHAAATFNNLLFIYGGKDKNDNPSDEFFCINLEKFICFRIKNDVFSSPGKRMGHSLTVDLAQEKLIIVGGDPDDSDLTDPYVQKDYVLEGANLAYDKTVLHEFDLNKLPNFIIQEDLELAAKPREQEISKEDSPTQEKEIAEFSSLNENEFTSSTPLTTPNKQDISSPTHKEESPSNSPEMLTFPNHEEMELSPTKPLVNPAEHKLSSETEESVAKSTTTLNASSPRTANGVQSESSFLKHYANVTDNGEIDNENEADPTETEVKSVPKSEYDELVQLVDQLRFTLDSKVKEANDQVISIEAKKNKEIEGLKIQLADVKSQIQTPTIPVSSPSNAIIAGSLFSKSTSTRAIQEGTEAPEDQNVTDENSEAKEGAIEDKTIDTAETTTVGLKRQVLTLQNKLVHLEKEKVERDSQLTKFKPLLDNQIVELTSLNSLIKTQESKILELEDYVKDQTSLQKEILEWKNKYEEIQLELEESKKLAFADISINGEKSINGEEGDENKEPVGIHKSVHRITQGIDNLINVWSGLSTETGPLDESVDTDEEDLPTRLQKQIDQLLELNATQEEEKHAFKEELDTLKNELSDVSKEKEVLETKSVTNRDLETNYKQSVQSLKNTHKALNLSQIELEKQKDLNKKLSSEIEELRLFKLNKRNTSRNVTPVIVNDSDSFQNDTNESKEQRNEDADDDDDNNELNDHYDLKIKDLEADLFILKQERDQLKDEVHQLKKTLYTK, from the coding sequence ATGGCTCCTTTCTTCAGAAAGCACAAAAAGTCAGGAAGTACTTCAAACTCTCAAAAGGAGACTCCTGAGAACAGCAATCATGCTTTCAATCAGGATGTTCAGACCCCACAGCGTCGTGTCACGGGCGAGAGCGAGTCCAGCCTCAAGACTGACCTGTCATCACCAGCTACGCCAATCAACCcctttctgaaaaaaaatcaaaatcaaaatcagaacCAAAATCATCAGAGGCCCCCACAGGCTCCGAGTTATCAACACGGTATCAGTACCCCCCCTACACAGTATTCGAATTTTGCTTCTCCCAACAGTTATCCTTCAGTAGCCACTCCTTCAGTTAACACTCCACCTACTAGCGCACAACATGGTAATTTACCACGATCTGCAGGAAACTACAATAATGGGTCTTATAGCGACCTTTCCCCGAGATACTCTCAAGGCCAGCAGATCCACAATCCACAAATTCAGCAGCATCAGCAACATCAGCCGATGCCCCAGGACGCCCCTCAGAAGATTGGCAATTATCGTTATCCTCCCCCAGTTTCTCCCTCTACCAGTTCTCCAAGTAATGCCGCTAGCCGTGGCTTGCATCATCCTTCTGGAAAGCCACTTCCTACAGTAAGCTACAATACTATGATTGCGAAGACCCTAGAGCCTCCAACGCCAACTCCATGGACAAAAAAATTCCTCTATAACTCTCCGTTTCCAAGATTTATGCATACAGCATCGTCTTTCTTAACTGAGAATGGCAGTTTTTTTGTGATGGGTGGTTTAAGAGATGCCAATGTTTACGGCGATATCTGGATTTTGCAACCAACGAATGCGAAAAGCTCGTCGAATGAAGATTCTGGTCCGTCAAATTACTGCTATCTTGCTAAGCCGATCGAAAACTTCGAAGGAATCCCTGCTCCAAGAGTTGGCCACAGTTCTGTTCTCATTGGCAATGCTTATATTGTTTTTGGAGGTGATACCCTTCAAACCAACGAGATTGGCGAACTAGACAATAATCTTTATTTTTTCCATGTAGGTGCATACAAATGGACCATCCCCAATCCGACCGGAGAGAAACCAACCGGAAGATATGGGCATACCATCTCCATCATTACACTTTCTTCTGATCCAGAAAACATCCAGGAAACTACCCCGTACTTGTACTTATTTGGCGGAATGTTGGATAACGATATTCACAATGATATGTGGTCAtttgatctttcaaacttcCGTCGTACTCAATGGAGTAAAGTTATACCTTCCAAAGAAAGTCCCGTGCCCCCAAGACTCACGAATCACACGATGTCTATCTTCGATGAGAAAATTTACATTTACGGAGGATTTGATGGGGTTAAGCTATCTAATAAGTTATGGAGCTTTGATCCAACAGAAAAGATTTGGGAGAATATACAATTAAAGGGATACCAGCCTCCTGCTCTTAGGGAACATGCAGCTGCCACTTTCAACAATCTATTATTCATCTACGGGGGTAAAGATAAAAATGATAACCCATCAGATGAGTTCTTCTGTAtaaacttggaaaagtttATCTGTTTCAGAATAAAGAACGACGTATTTTCTAGTCCAGGGAAGCGTATGGGGCATTCCTTAACTGTTGATCTGGCACAAGAAAAGCTCATAATTGTTGGTGGTGACCCTGATGATAGCGATCTAACTGATCCCTATGTTCAAAAGGACTACGTGTTAGAAGGTGCGAACCTGGCTTATGACAAAACTGTTCTTCATGAATTTGATCTGAACAAGTTACCTAACTTTATTATACAAGAGGATTTGGAACTAGCCGCAAAACCCAGAGAGCAGGAGATATCCAAGGAGGACAGTCCAACACAGGAGAAGGAAATTGCCGAATTTTCTTCActgaatgaaaatgagTTTACATCTTCCACCCCGCTTACTACCCCAAATAAACAAGACATTTCTTCCCCAACTCATAAGGAAGAATCTCCGAGTAACTCGCCTGAAATGTTGACCTTTCCTAATCACGAAGAAATGGAGTTATCTCCTACCAAGCCGTTGGTCAATCCTGCAGAGCATAAATTGTCAAGTGAAACAGAGGAATCAGTGGCAAAGAGTACTACTACTTTGAATGCGTCTTCCCCCCGAACAGCGAATGGAGTTCAGTCAGAgtcaagttttttgaaacattaTGCTAACGTTACCGATAATGGTGAAATTGACAATGAAAACGAAGCAGATCCCACTGAAACTGAGGTCAAGTCAGTTCCTAAATCAGAATATGACGAACTTGTCCAGCTCGTTGATCAACTAAGGTTCACTCTGGACTCCAAAGTGAAAGAGGCAAACGACCAAGTTATTAGTATCGAGGCCAAAAAGaataaagaaattgaagggTTAAAGATCCAGCTTGCTGATGTAAAAAGCCAGATCCAAACTCCAACGATACcagtttcttctccatcCAATGCTATTATTGCAGGATCTCTATTCAGTAAATCTACAAGCACACGTGCGATTCAGGAGGGGACTGAAGCTCCCGAGGATCAAAATGTTACCGATGAAAATAGTGAAGCAAAGGAGGGTGCAATTGAGGATAAAACTATTGATACCGCAGAGACGACTACTGTTGGACTCAAAAGACAGGTGCTTACACTCCAAAATAAGCTTGTACATctagaaaaagaaaaagttgaacGAGATTCTCAACTTACCAAATTTAAGCCCCTTTTAGATAATCAAATTGTCGAGCTTACCAGCTTGAATAGCCTTATTAAGACACAGGAGAGTAAGATATTAGAGTTGGAAGACTATGTGAAGGACCAAACCAGCCTTCAGAAAGAGATTCTAGAGTGGAAGAATAAGTACGAAGAAATCCAACTAGAACTAGAAGAATCCAAGAAACTAGCCTTTGCTGATATATCGATTAATGGTGAAAAAAGTATCAATGGTGAGGAGGGTGACGAAAACAAGGAACCTGTTGGAATTCACAAATCTGTGCATAGAATCACTCAAGGTATTGACAACTTGATTAATGTGTGGTCTGGCCTATCTACGGAGACAGGACCTCTTGATGAATCCGTAGACACTGACGAGGAGGACCTCCCAACGAgacttcaaaaacagaTTGACCAGTTATTAGAACTTAATGCTACtcaagaggaagagaaacatGCATTTAAGGAAGAATTGGATaccttgaaaaatgaattAAGTGATGTTTctaaagaaaaggaagttCTGGAAACTAAATCGGTCACGAATAGAGACCTCGAAACAAATTACAAGCAATCAGTACAGAGTCTGAAAAACACACATAAAGCTCTCAATCTGTCTCAGATTGAGCTGGAGAAGCAGAAGGATTTGAATAAGAAGCTCTCTtctgagattgaagaacttcGATTGTTCAAGTTAAACAAGAGGAATACCTCCAGAAATGTAACACCGGTTATTGTGAATGATTCTGATagtttccaaaatgatACCAATGAAAGCAAAGAACAACGAAATGAGGACGCagatgatgacgatgataATAACGAGTTGAACGATCATTACGACTTAAAGATAAAAGATCTCGAAGCAGATTTATTCATTTTGAAGcaagaaagagatcaaCTCAAAGACGAAGTACACCAGTTAAAAAAGACTTTGTACACAAAGTGA
- a CDS encoding Aspartic protease, attached to the plasma membrane via a glycosylphosphatidylinositol (GPI) anchor gives MNPSSLILLALSIGYSIAESNFSFKPSKLPLKKHRDSSSPHERFLKRDGPYHPLEADAYFYYTTSILVGSEEEKVEVTVDLGTSDLWVVDYNTGLCDRSFDETYLKRSLDTSEEDYSAGDLGSSVGVRSARKFLRKRDTNQTEVNEANYGACPNSITFNPENSSSFQSNDTAFNISYFDGTSASGFWATDTIYFGDLEVSEQFFGLANLTISYGGVLGLGPSNLQTTNANPNGEEFIYSGVLDSMRDQGLINSASFSIYLNPENFRDEDNYSNEGAILFGAIDNAKIDGSLKLLPYVTSGGHSQIDANFTYITLNNIAVADNDTALIVETNPQLAMLNPKFIYTYFPNEVLTRLVNSIDNLEYDPVEGLYRIRRTNIRDINKKIIEFQFGDEIVIHSPLSNYLSDTWVPSTNYTYLEIQDSREDFFILGNAFFKSAYLFFDNDNSEVGIGQLKVTDKEDIVPVGEFSLDQDSGYSSTWSTFSYETGSAPLGTSTFETSTKTSSDGAAPSVSHINTSSYLFAFVLLFL, from the coding sequence ATGAACCCTAGCAGCTTAATTCTACTTGCACTCAGCATTGGCTACTCCATTGCTGAGtcaaatttctctttcaaaccCAGCAAGTTACCTCTCAAAAAACATCGtgattcttcttccccGCATGAACGATTTCTTAAACGAGATGGACCCTATCATCCGCTAGAAGCCGACGCTTACTTTTACTACACTACGTCTATATTGGTTGgatcagaagaagaaaaagttgaagtaACAGTTGATTTAGGAACCTCTGATTTATGGGTCGTCGATTACAACACCGGTTTATGTGATAGATCCTTTGACGAAACCTATCTTAAACGTAGTCTGGATACTTCTGAGGAAGATTATTCTGCTGGAGATCTTGGCTCCTCAGTCGGTGTACGCAGCGCTAGAAAATTCTTGCGCAAAAGGGACACCAATCAAACTGAGGTTAATGAAGCTAACTATGGTGCTTGTCCAAATTCGATTACCTTCAATCCAGAAAACTCGTCTTCTTTCCAGAGTAATGATACTGCTTTCAATATCAGCTACTTTGATGGAACCAGTGCTAGTGGTTTTTGGGCTACTGATACAATTTACTTTGGTGACCTTGAGGTCAGCGAGCAATTTTTTGGGCTGGCAAACTTAACAATAAGTTATGGAGGAGTCTTAGGTCTTGGCCCTTCCAACCTACAAACAACCAATGCTAACCCCAACGGTGAGGAATTCATTTACAGCGGAGTCTTAGATTCCATGCGTGATCAAGGGCTTATCAACTCGGCTTCTTTCTCAATCTATCTCAATCCAGAGAATTTCAGAGATGAAGATAACTATTCTAATGAAGGAGCGATTTTGTTCGGAGCAATTGATAATGCGAAGATTGACGGGTCATTGAAGCTGTTACCATACGTGACTTCAGGTGGACACTCTCAGATTGATGCTAATTTCACTTACATCACCTTGAATAATATTGCCGTGGCTGACAATGATACAGCCCTGATCGTTGAGACCAACCCCCAATTGGCAATGttgaatccaaagtttATATACACCTATTTTCCAAACGAAGTATTGACCCGGCTGGTAAACTCTATTGACAATCTAGAATATGATCCTGTTGAGGGGTTATATAGGATAAGGAGAACAAACATTAGGGATATtaacaaaaaaatcatagagtttcaatttggtGACGAGATTGTGATACATTCTCCCTTATCAAATTATCTGTCTGATACATGGGTTCCAAGCACAAACTACACCTATTTGGAGATTCAGGATAGCAGAGAGGATTTCTTTATCCTTGGTAATGCATTTTTCAAGTCTGCGTATTTGTTTTTTGACAATGATAACAGTGAAGTCGGTATTGGCCAACTAAAGGTTACCGATAAGGAGGACATCGTTCCAGTTGGtgaattttctttggatcaaGATTCAGGGTACTCGTCAACCTGGTCAACGTTCTCCTATGAAACTGGTTCAGCTCCCTTGGGTACGTCAACTTTCGAAACGAGTACAAAAACTAGTTCAGATGGAGCTGCCCCGTCGGTGTCTCACATTAACACTAGTTCCTACTTATTTGCGTTTGTACTACTTTTCCTTTAG
- a CDS encoding Subunit of the cytosolic chaperonin Cct ring complex, related to Tcp1p gives MSSLKLPSAPNSGLFKQGYQTQSNADGAINRNIQACREISSMVATSIGPCGKNKIIVNHLQKIIITNDAATMLRELDVVHPAVKVLVMASDQQEREMGDNSNYVLVFAGELLSLAEKLVILGLTPTEIIQGYTLANKFALKELESLVVDQVDDVTVKSELLKIVKPIISSKQFGSAEIISELVTEAVLNVLPRGNPQAFNVDSVRVVKIMGSSLESSFVLRGMVFPRPPDSHVKSVKQKSKVAVFTCPIDITTTETKGTVLLHNAQEMLDFSKGEEQQLDTLVKEIHDSGVRVIIAGAGVGELALHYLDRYGLLVIKVPSKFDLRRVCRVCGATPSPRLGALSPEELGEIDVVETTEIGSDQVTVFKQDKNTSSSLTSTIVIRGATQNNLDDIERAIDDGVSAIKGVLKDSRLLPGAGAVEAELVRRVTAYGEKTPGLLQLAIKKFAEAFEFLPRTIADTAGLDTNEVIPKLYAAHTPAEEQSSSEGLSIGINIEAESLEDSLVDISNEGIYDLFISKKNAIDLATEAVNTVLSVDQIIVAKRAGGPVMPQQPRPGNWDQAD, from the coding sequence ATGTCGTCTCTAAAACTTCCAAGTGCTCCAAACTCTGGACTATTCAAGCAAGGCTACCAAACGCAATCGAATGCAGATGGTGCTATCAACAGAAATATCCAGGCATGCAGAGAGATCAGCTCTATGGTGGCAACTTCAATTGGTCCATGTGGAAAGAATAAAATTATTGTCAACCATCTACAGAAGATCATTATTACCAATGATGCCGCTACAATGCTGAGAGAACTTGACGTGGTTCATCCTGCTGTTAAAGTTCTCGTCATGGCTTCAGATCAGCAAGAAAGGGAGATGGGTGATAACTCAAACTATGTCCTGGTGTTTGCCGGTGAATTGCTGTCCTTGGCTGAGAAACTGGTTATCTTGGGATTGACTCCCACAGAGATTATCCAAGGATACACGTTGGCCAACAAAtttgctttgaaagaattggaatCTCTAGTAGTAGACCAGGTTGACGATGTTACAGTCAAATCCGAATTATTGAAAATTGTCAAACCTATCATCTCTTCTAAACAATTTGGATCCGCAGAAATCATTAGTGAGCTTGTGACTGAGGCTGTTTTGAATGTGCTTCCACGTGGCAATCCTCAGGCGTTTAACGTTGATTCCGTAAGAGTGGTCAAGATAATGGGATCATCTTTGGAGAGCTCATTTGTTTTGAGAGGAATGGTTTTCCCTCGTCCTCCAGACAGTCATGTTAAATCCGTAAAACAGAAATCTAAAGTGGCAGTCTTCACATGTCCTATTGATATAACCACTACCGAGACGAAGGGCACCGTGTTGCTTCATAATGCTCAAGAAATGCTAGACTTTAGTAAAGGTGAAGAACAACAACTCGACACTcttgtcaaagaaattcatGATTCCGGAGTGCGTGTAATCATAGCTGGTGCTGGTGTCGGAGAGTTGGCCCTGCATTACTTGGATAGATATGGGTTATTGGTGATCAAGGTTCCTTCTAAATTTGATCTAAGACGCGTGTGCAGAGTATGTGGTGCCACGCCTTCTCCTCGTTTAGGAGCTCTCAGTCCAGAAGAGcttggagaaattgatgttgttgaaactACTGAAATCGGTAGCGATCAAGTTACAGTATTCAAACAGGACAAGAATACCTCGTCGTCGTTGACTTCTACTATAGTCATTAGAGGGGCCACCCAGAATAATTTGGATGACATCGAACGTGCCATAGATGATGGCGTTAGCGCTATAAAGGGTgtcttgaaagattctCGTTTGTTGCCCGGAGCTGGTGCTGTTGAGGCCGAACTTGTGCGCCGTGTGACTGCTTATGGGGAGAAAACTCCTGGTTTGTTGCAATTGGctatcaagaaatttgCTGAAGCTTTTGAGTTTCTGCCAAGAACTATTGCTGACACTGCCGGGTTGGACACCAATGAAGTTATTCCAAAGTTATACGCTGCCCACACGCCAGCTGAAGAGcagtcttcttctgaaggACTTTCTATTGGTATAAACATAGAGGCTGAAAGTCTGGAAGATTCGTTGGTGGATATCTCTAATGAGGGCATTTACGATCTAttcatttcaaagaagaatgcTATTGATTTGGCTACCGAAGCTGTCAATACAGTATTGAGTGTGGATCAAATTATTGTTGCAAAACGTGCAGGGGGACCAGTTATGCCCCAACAGCCACGTCCAGGAAACTGGGATCAGGCTGACTAA
- a CDS encoding Component of the GARP (Golgi-associated retrograde protein) complex has protein sequence METEDYDPKIDLWKLLDTPNSLRQLDDLLNYTSGYKRVLDNSISLNITEYKGFQEMMGDETKLENLETDIVDLISSFTKTWELADDTEKAIQSMTGNIRKLDNCKRNLTLSMTVLKRLQMLIGAFYNLTDLLKNNAKNYSMIYQLLSVVLELMQHFQSYKSIDEINDLNRTISRIKNQIVDGIFSDFEDLSSNPNPELLYACKTLDSLGPAYRSKLINWYVNLQLKEVNSIFGPTEEAGSLSNLGRRFIFFKRLLMQLENQTSKVFPKDWKIELVLAQKFCEATKSDLNRVIARERASNTSGSLDTTLLMNSLEETLDFEAHLNQKFKYYDDSNIESTKAVPVFDRMISEVFEPQLQFWMDYQDSKLNERFSQFLTPDNLLKKTGPLSDDKSALDDSSINVLDSSTELFRVYRQLLVQLSKLSHGEPLLNLSNMFVKYLYQYKNQVLQPLIPPAKKISSLTTEEASQVLPHICLILNTADYCCSTISQLEERLSKLIEDPKISERMGFDPVKESYLVLINSCLNLLLLKLDRDLDMSWREFTNENWKNLTEVTGESRFLTSVKRTVMENCTVLFRNFDKERYIRNFTDRVIELIITDFTAQIVKIIPIHEIVAEQLLLDLQSLRSLFLDIPNLSPKQTELTNTKPIVSSRMFKKFVDTNVNNLERILKMVMTRTKPFDNFVQSYFMVIGDKKFDNFFKILILNGTISLPRGFSNAASHHASLQNERLKYQDIFNQQLLAYEDGDTEQEQLEESFAFLDNFDIDRYRKNLYKPTVDTVPQVEGNVTFSPNSTTSPTAKTISNFFNNIGHSNTDSIDDQFIDSGINSLAKKIDKQAIINTKENLEKNLARTFSGDHKLNINENFKNFSKLFGKKN, from the coding sequence ATGGAGACTGAGGATTATGATCCCAAGATCGATCTTTGGAAACTCTTGGACACACCCAATTCGCTGCGTCAATTGGATGATTTGCTCAATTACACTTCAGGGTACAAGAGGGTCTTAGATAACAGTATTTCCCTCAACATTACAGAGTACAAGGGTTTTCAGGAAATGATGGGGGATGAAACAAAATTAGAGAATTTGGAAACGGATATAGTCGACCTCATATCTTCATTTACTAAAACTTGGGAGCTCGCCGATGATACGGAGAAAGCAATTCAATCAATGACTGGAAATATAAGAAAATTGGACAACTGCAAGAGAAACCTAACATTATCTATGACAGTTCTCAAACGATTGCAAATGTTGATTGGTGCATTTTACAACCTTACCGATCTTTTAAAGAATAATGCCAAAAACTATTCAATGATTTACCAGCTGCTCAGCGTTGTGTTGGAGTTGATgcaacattttcaaagttaCAAAAGTATAGATGAGATAAATGATTTGAACAGAACCATTTCTAGAATTAAAAATCAGATTGTTGATGGAATATTTTCAGATTTCGAAGATTTATCCAGCAACCCTAACCCAGAATTACTCTATGCTTGTAAAACATTAGATTCGCTGGGACCCGCGTATCGATCAAAGTTGATTAACTGGTACGTCAATCTACAGCTTAAAGAAGTTAATTCCATTTTTGGCCCCACAGAAGAAGCGGGATCTCTTTCCAATTTGGGGAGAAGATTCATTTTCTTTAAGAGGCTATTAATGcaacttgaaaatcaaacaaGCAAAGTGTTTCCTAAGGACTGGAAAATAGAACTAGTTCTGGCTCAAAAATTTTGTGAAGCTACAAAATCAGATCTGAATCGAGTGATAGCTCGCGAGAGGGCAAGTAATACTTCAGGTTCACTTGATACTACCTTATTGATGAATTCTTTAGAGGAAACTTTAGATTTTGAAGCTCATTtgaatcaaaagttcaagtaTTATGACGATTCCAACATTGAATCTACAAAAGCGGTTCCCGTTTTTGATCGAATGATCTCAGAAGTTTTCGAACCTCAGTTGCAATTTTGGATGGACTACCAGGACAGCAAATTGAATGAGAGATTTTCGCAGTTCTTGACACCTGACAATCTTCTCAAAAAAACTGGGCCTTTGTCAGATGACAAATCAGCGTTGGATGATAGTTCAATAAATGTCCTGGACTCATCAACAGAGCTTTTCCGTGTCTATCGTCAGCTTTTAGTacaactttcaaagctttctcACGGTGAACCATTACTGAATCTCTCGAATATGTTTGTCAAGTATCTTTACCAGTATAAAAATCAAGTTTTACAGCCGTTGATCCCTCCTGCAAAGAAGATAAGTTCTTTGACCACAGAAGAGGCGTCGCAGGTATTGCCTCACATTTGCCTCATCTTAAACACGGCAGATTATTGTTGTTCCACAATTTCTCAATTAGAAGAGCGACTTTCGAAGTTGATTGAAGATCCCAAAATTTCTGAAAGAATGGGGTTTGATCCTGTTAAGGAATCTTATCTTGTTCTAATCAACAGCTGTCTAAATCTACTGTTGCTAAAACTAGACCGTGATCTTGATATGAGTTGGAGAGAGTTCACTAAtgaaaattggaagaacttgaCCGAAGTTACTGGAGAATCTCGATTCCTGACATCAGTAAAAAGAACAGTCATGGAAAATTGCACAGTTTTGTTTAGAAACTTTGATAAGGAAAGATATATTCGTAATTTCACGGACAGAGTGATTGAATTGATCATTACAGACTTTACTGCTCAAATAGTGAAGATTATTCCCATACATGAAATAGTTGCCGAACAGTTACTTCTCGATTTGCAATCATTACGATCCCTTTTCTTAGATATTCCCAATCTGTCACCCAAACAAACAGAACTGACTAATACAAAACCAATAGTGAGCTCTAGgatgttcaagaaatttgtGGACACTAATGTCAATAACTTGGAACgaattttgaagatggttATGACAAGAACAAAGCcttttgataattttgttcaaagttATTTTATGGTTATAGGGGACAAGAAGtttgataatttttttaAGATCTTAATTCTAAACGGCACCATTTCCCTACCCAGGGGATTTTCAAACGCTGCCAGTCACCATGCCTCGTTACAAAACGAAAGGTTGAAGTATCAGGATATTTTCAACCAGCAGCTTTTAGCTTACGAAGATGGAGACACTGAGCAggaacaacttgaagagTCATTTGCATTTTTGGATAACTTCGATATTGATCGTTACAGAAAGAATCTTTATAAACCTACGGTAGATACCGTGCCTCAAGTGGAAGGCAACGTTACTTTCTCGCCCAATTCCACCACTTCACCAACAGCCAAAACAATCTctaattttttcaacaacatcGGACATTCCAACACCGATTCTATTGACGATCAATTTATTGATTCGGGTATCAACTCGTTagccaagaagattgataAACAGGCAATTATAAATACTAaagagaatcttgaaaagaaccTTGCCAGAACTTTTAGCGGTGACCATAAACTGAACATTAATGAGaacttcaagaactttAGCAAACTGTTcggaaagaaaaattga
- a CDS encoding Mitochondrial cell death effector that translocates to the nucleus in response to apoptotic stimuli: protein MAHFRINMLQKRSVRRQIVIVGAGSYGIALAKELAPLVESMADVVLVSDSEQVIFLPSLVRLDALKNVANLFVGLEGLFAKTKVKLVVDHVVNITKRGVQLEHTGLLQYDYLVIATGAVWDNSILPAPTYNGDTNSFPGEAIQEARDIVIAGGGPLGVELAGEYASYFQEKSVTLVHSREKLLNDSYLDKVRDRAFLQLHKLGVKIILNRRATIKDQSVFLDDFQLKCDYLINCTGPKANPPPNSFKNFVNDKNEIIIGTKFRSLTNPQVFAIGDVTNFPRKGLEHRAACIKVVVHNLRQVLKGTSSYLIVKWRPDFMPSSAISIGPSGGVGQRHSLLRGVVSMGKRQSAKAKKHERYPQQLEDMICGDYYRFAFAGGCDSGRGGTAKDIRNSWSEVKGSVRRRRGDGGGGAGGGGYVGYGGDGGCGGDGGGGGGGCGGDGGG from the coding sequence ATGGCTCATTTTAGGATAAACATGCTTCAAAAACGATCCGTCCGTCGTCAAATTGTTATCGTTGGTGCTGGCAGTTATGGGATCGCTCTAGCTAAAGAATTGGCACCGCTGGTAGAATCTATGGCCGATGTTGTGCTGGTTTCAGACTCTGAACAAGTTATCTTTCTACCATCATTGGTTCGATTGGATGCTCTTAAAAACGTTGCTAATCTATTCGTTGGTCTCGAGGGTCTTTTTGCTAAAACCAAGGTAAAGCTGGTCGTGGACCATGTTGTCAACATCACGAAAAGGGGAGTGCAATTGGAGCATACAGGATTACTCCAATATGATTATCTGGTTATTGCCACAGGTGCCGTTTGGGACAACTCTATTTTACCTGCACCAACTTACAATGGAGATACAAATAGCTTTCCCGGAGAAGCTATTCAGGAGGCTAGAGATATTGTAATTGCAGGTGGCGGTCCTTTGGGAGTGGAACTCGCTGGCGAGTATGCATCCTACTTTCAGGAAAAATCTGTAACTCTAGTGCACTCCAGAGAAAAGTTACTAAACGATAGTTACCTTGATAAAGTCCGTGACAGAGCTTTCCTACAACTTCATAAGCTGGGAGTAAAAATAATCTTGAATAGAAGGGCAACGATAAAAGATCAATCTGTGTTTTTAGATGACTTCCAACTGAAGTGTGAttacttgatcaattgCACAGGGCCAAAGGCTAATCCACCgccaaattctttcaagaattttGTTAATGATAAGAATGAAATTATTATTGGAACCAAATTTAGAAGCTTGACAAATCCACAAGTTTTTGCAATAGGAGATGTTACCAACTTCCCTCGGAAAGGATTAGAACATCGTGCAGCTTGTATAAAAGTTGTTGTTCACAACTTAAGACAAGTTCTTAAAGGTACATCGAGTTATCTTATCGTTAAGTGGAGGCCTGATTTTATGCCGTCATCTGCCATCAGCATTGGACCGTCTGGAGGTGTGGGTCAACGGCACTCTCTATTAAGAGGCGTCGTCAGTATGGGGAAAAGACAATCAGCAAAAGCCAAAAAGCATGAGCGATATCCTCAACAATTAGAAGATATGATTTGTGGAGACTATTATCGCTTTGCATTTGCTGGAGGGTGTGATTCAGGGCGTGGAGGCACTGCCAAAGATATTCGCAATAGTTGGAGCGAAGTAAAAGGTAGCGTTCGGCGCAGAAGAGGAGACGGAGGAGGAGGAGCAGGAGGAGGGGGGTATGTAGGGTATGGAGGAGACGGAGGGTGTGGAGGAGACGGaggtggtggtggtggaGGGTGCGGGGGAGATGGAGGTGGATAA